The nucleotide sequence ATGGACAAGACGGTTTACTTAAACATCTTAAAGGAAAATGTGAAGAAAAGCGCTGAAAAACTGAACTTACCCGGGTCGTTCACATTTCAACATGACAACGACCCGAAGCATACAGCCCATGACGTCAAGATGTGGCTCGCTTATAACGTTTCACACGTCTTACCACACCCCCCGCAGTCACCAGACTTAAATCCGATAGAACATTTGTGGGAGGAATTGGAGAGAAGAATTTGAAAACGCACAATTTCAAATAAGGTTGAGCTAAAAGCACCTTTAATGGAAGAGTGGCTTAATATTGgcgaaaatgtaacaaaaaaatttgtccaCTCAATGCCAAATAGACTTAAGGCCGTCATAAAACAGAAAGGGTtaccaacaaaatattaaattaaaatttcaacgcaTTTTGGTTATCGTTTAAGTAGTTGTGCCTATACTTTTGTCCagtaaaatatcgaattaatttaaaattttttatttttgaactttatttccaaagaaaatgtatttagttttcatAGCTATCTTTTAATGTATAAACTCTACACCTATAATAtacctacaaaataaatatatcgtttttctgaatacaaataaaactgcAGTTCTTTTTATAAAGCGGATTGTGCCTATACTTAAGTCCAGCACTGTACATAGAACATTTACTGCTATGTTGCGGTTCTGCTCAGCGCAAACACCGCTTAGTTTGCGTTGGTCGTATTGATACCGCTTTTTTTGTGAGTGGATCGCAAGTCAGAAAAATACCACCGCTTGCAGTTCTCTGGTgcgtaataattaaatttagtattattaaattatatttgaagttGGATATCCCTTTTCCATTTGCAGGCCGATCAAgtatatttttcagatatatGGAGATTAAATTTTACTACTAAGCAATGGACACTTATAAAAACAGCCTCTCTACCAAAAGCTTTGTACTTCCATGCCGCAGCGCACAGTCAAaatggttgtatgtacatattcggTGGTATTGAATATGATGAAAAACGTATACGACGGTGCAATGACCTTTATAAAATGTGGATGACCATACCATTATTAAGTGAAATTTGCTGGGAGGCAGTGTTACATTACAGACCAAATCTCAAATTGAATGGCCACTCACAGCTGCTTAAAATGGGCATACCATTGCGCTTTGCACAGAGATTGTGGCATTCTTCAAAAGCCAAATGATTATACAATAAATGAAGAGATATATGGTATGGTATGTCATGTAACGAGCAAGAAGAAGCGacaatttttatgtttcattcTAGACATAAAAGCATAATTATTGTTTACTAACCATTTACAAATGACATAGTTTCATATGGAAGAAATGGAACCAAAAgaataaacataataaaataagacattaataatgagtaaaaatgaaaaaagctaattaatatgaaaataagagtaattatttttatacgctACATATGTGTACGAGCAGTTGTGgcgattttttttaccatatGGTTCATACACTGTCAATGGATGCTCAGATCACGAATTCTAGAAAATTGTATCATAAGAGTGGAAGCAGGATCAAGTGGCCAATCGGGCAACCAGATGAACACCAAATTTAAAAGGATAATAGTCTGCCGTCTGATTTAAAGTTCGTATCCATGAGTCTATGCATAATTAAATTCGCTTTTTCCAGATTAAcgatataaacaaattattttcaataaagaaatcaaaaatgaataaaatgttattttataaaattatgtattacaaattttattgttctGGTGAAAAGTTGTTTTTCAGATTTAAACCAATTGGACTCTTTGTAGGATATGGCTTCATTAAATGCTGAGAGAGACGAAAAGCAGAGTCCCCTATAATATGGACTGGTATTTTTGTGGATCCATACAGCAAGCTCAATTCATCAAGAAGTGCACAACTTTGCAACTCGCGCTTTAgcgatgatttttcaaaaattccggaGTCGTTGCATCTTCCAGGACTGCCGCAATGTATATAAACAAATCTATATTTTGCGTCTACCAAAGCCAATAGTACTACGGAATACCACCCTTTGTAGTTGTAGTAATCAATGGCTTCTTCCTTTCTTGGATGAATTTCAATATGACATCCATCTGTATAATAAAGATGCTTTTGATTAAACGTTATTTTTATCGCATTACTTATAAACCTACCTATTGCTCCAATACATTGTGGATAGCCCATTGCATTAAAATCTGCGACTCCATTCTCAATTTGCGCCCTTGTCagtggaaaatttttcaaatatattggaGCCAAAGATGTCCCAACTTCATTGCAAAACTCGATGAGTATTTTGCAAACAGTTGCTTTGCCTA is from Anastrepha ludens isolate Willacy chromosome 4, idAnaLude1.1, whole genome shotgun sequence and encodes:
- the LOC128861780 gene encoding putative nuclease HARBI1; protein product: MGYPQCIGAIDGCHIEIHPRKEEAIDYYNYKGWYSVVLLALVDAKYRFVYIHCGSPGRCNDSGIFEKSSLKRELQSCALLDELSLLYGSTKIPVHIIGDSAFRLSQHLMKPYPTKSPIGLNLKNNFSPEQ